The following are encoded in a window of Halorubrum sp. PV6 genomic DNA:
- a CDS encoding thiamine pyrophosphate-binding protein, producing the protein MTEVSERLVAELEEQGVEYIFGYPGGRVIEILDHVPDYDVTMIRPRDEREASVMAEMRGRLTGQPGVLTGQGPWIGSLGAVGQMEGYLASSPMVTITEASERGEYSTLAPYQQSRGDYGGIDLPAALDAYTKENWFPRSPTETIRSLQLAFKHATAGRPGPTAVILDGDAVTEEMPEDPTPPVWDGHDQVRNWKSRPDSADVATAVDALAEAERPVIISGNGVHAAAAYDELQILAEAADAAVVTSYLGKSTFPETHELAAGVIGSFGHEGANQVVSEADMLLIVGCRMNPMDTNWQAPDFIRPDEQTIIHADIDTRNAGWVYPADVALIGDGEQSLADVAETLPDGVGNEWAHGRAASARESFYDPRCESDASPIKPQRAVKEIEAVVDEDTIVTADSGNNRFWLLNYLQTPATRTYFGSGGVGAMGWATPAAVSAAITTDKDVIGVAGDGGFAMTMTSVETAVDHGVSPTLVVLNDTSLGMVRQMQHENDDIAGVEFHDTDFTKIAEAFGARATQVVTPDGLADALAEGTSADVPFIIDVRIDRDEEMVRSLQSSFYESVGGLHE; encoded by the coding sequence ATGACTGAAGTTAGCGAGCGCCTCGTCGCAGAGTTGGAAGAACAGGGCGTCGAGTACATCTTCGGCTACCCCGGCGGCCGCGTTATCGAGATTCTCGACCACGTCCCCGACTACGATGTCACGATGATCCGCCCCCGAGACGAACGCGAGGCCAGCGTCATGGCCGAGATGCGTGGTCGTTTGACCGGCCAACCAGGCGTGCTCACCGGGCAGGGCCCTTGGATCGGTAGCCTCGGTGCCGTCGGGCAGATGGAGGGGTACCTCGCTTCCTCACCGATGGTTACCATTACCGAAGCGAGCGAGCGTGGAGAGTACTCGACGCTTGCGCCCTACCAGCAATCTCGCGGGGATTACGGCGGAATCGACCTGCCCGCCGCGCTCGATGCATACACCAAAGAGAATTGGTTCCCACGCTCGCCAACCGAAACCATCCGCAGTCTCCAGCTCGCGTTCAAACACGCCACTGCGGGACGCCCGGGACCGACTGCCGTCATCCTTGACGGCGATGCTGTTACCGAGGAGATGCCAGAGGACCCCACGCCGCCCGTCTGGGACGGGCACGACCAAGTCCGAAACTGGAAATCCCGACCCGACAGTGCGGACGTAGCGACCGCCGTCGACGCACTCGCTGAGGCTGAGCGGCCGGTCATCATCTCAGGAAACGGAGTCCATGCCGCCGCCGCCTACGACGAACTCCAGATCCTCGCAGAAGCCGCTGACGCTGCCGTTGTCACCTCCTATCTCGGGAAGTCGACGTTCCCCGAAACTCACGAACTAGCGGCGGGCGTTATCGGGTCGTTCGGCCACGAGGGTGCTAATCAAGTTGTCAGCGAGGCTGACATGCTCCTCATCGTGGGCTGTCGGATGAACCCTATGGACACCAACTGGCAGGCACCGGATTTCATCCGCCCCGACGAGCAGACCATCATCCATGCTGACATCGACACGCGCAACGCCGGCTGGGTCTATCCCGCCGACGTAGCGCTTATCGGCGACGGCGAACAGAGCCTCGCTGACGTGGCTGAAACGCTTCCCGACGGCGTTGGTAACGAGTGGGCACATGGCCGCGCTGCGAGTGCACGAGAGTCCTTCTACGACCCCCGCTGTGAATCCGACGCATCACCGATCAAGCCTCAGCGCGCGGTCAAAGAGATAGAGGCCGTCGTTGACGAGGACACCATCGTGACTGCAGACTCTGGAAACAACCGCTTCTGGCTACTGAACTATCTCCAAACACCGGCCACGCGGACCTACTTCGGCAGTGGCGGCGTCGGCGCGATGGGGTGGGCAACCCCTGCTGCCGTCTCCGCCGCGATCACGACGGACAAGGACGTCATTGGTGTCGCGGGTGACGGCGGCTTCGCGATGACGATGACCAGCGTCGAGACTGCCGTCGACCACGGCGTCTCCCCCACGCTTGTCGTGCTCAACGACACCAGTCTCGGGATGGTCCGTCAAATGCAACACGAGAATGACGACATCGCTGGCGTTGAGTTCCACGACACCGACTTCACGAAGATTGCCGAAGCCTTTGGCGCACGGGCGACTCAGGTCGTTACACCTGACGGCCTAGCTGACGCACTCGCGGAGGGAACGAGCGCCGACGTGCCCTTTATAATTGACGTGCGGATTGACCGCGACGAGGAGATGGTCAGGTCGCTACAGTCTTCGTTCTACGAGTCTGTCGGTGGTCTCCACGAGTAA
- a CDS encoding EthD family reductase gives MPKIVDLLVRKDGVTHEEFAERWQGEHAEIAKDLPGLERYVTSVPTRPENTDFDGVLELYFEDMATLGEAFDSEIGNAVQNDAAEFIDLEAGPRLIVEETVQLGERYD, from the coding sequence ATGCCAAAAATAGTCGACCTACTCGTCCGCAAGGACGGAGTCACACACGAGGAGTTCGCTGAACGCTGGCAGGGCGAACATGCAGAGATTGCGAAGGACCTGCCAGGACTCGAACGGTACGTCACGTCGGTCCCCACCCGACCCGAGAACACTGACTTCGACGGAGTGCTCGAACTGTACTTCGAAGACATGGCCACGTTGGGGGAGGCCTTTGACTCGGAGATCGGGAACGCGGTTCAAAACGACGCCGCGGAGTTCATCGATCTTGAAGCTGGGCCTCGTCTCATCGTCGAAGAAACAGTGCAGTTGGGCGAACGGTATGACTGA
- a CDS encoding IclR family transcriptional regulator, protein MPNNTNRPVETVERAIDIIEYLKQNESAPASEITDHLGCAKSTAHRHLKTLEANSFLIEKEDEYRLGLRFLDYGTVARDRYTLYREAKPKVDSLAAETEEKIWCAVEEHGRSIHIYGAQGKRSVQTYAHVGHRNYLHQHAAGKAILANLPDENIEHVIDRYGLPARTPNTITDRDELWEEIESIRERGYAFNLEESVEGLHALGAPITDENDAAIGAISISGPATRLEGSLLRDQLPGLLLGTVNEITINLAHV, encoded by the coding sequence ATGCCAAACAATACTAACAGGCCGGTCGAGACCGTTGAGCGTGCGATAGACATAATCGAATATCTGAAGCAGAATGAGTCAGCGCCTGCCTCCGAGATCACCGACCACCTCGGCTGTGCAAAGAGTACGGCACACCGGCACCTCAAGACTCTCGAAGCAAACAGTTTCCTTATCGAGAAAGAAGACGAGTATCGATTGGGTCTCCGGTTCCTTGACTACGGAACCGTCGCACGAGATAGGTACACACTCTACCGAGAGGCAAAGCCGAAGGTCGACAGCTTGGCTGCCGAGACGGAGGAGAAAATTTGGTGTGCCGTCGAAGAGCACGGGCGAAGCATCCACATTTACGGGGCGCAGGGAAAACGCTCAGTCCAGACGTACGCCCATGTCGGTCACCGGAACTACCTCCATCAACACGCGGCGGGTAAAGCGATCCTAGCCAACCTTCCGGACGAAAACATCGAACATGTTATCGACCGCTACGGACTTCCCGCCCGGACGCCAAACACAATCACTGACAGGGACGAGCTATGGGAGGAAATCGAGTCAATACGGGAGCGGGGCTACGCATTTAATCTGGAGGAGTCTGTTGAGGGACTGCACGCACTCGGAGCACCCATCACCGACGAGAACGACGCTGCAATCGGCGCAATCAGTATTTCAGGTCCAGCGACTCGTCTCGAAGGTTCATTGCTCAGGGACCAACTCCCAGGACTCTTACTCGGTACAGTCAACGAGATCACAATCAATCTGGCACACGTCTGA